CGTTTTCGGCGCCCTCGAATGGCTCGTAGATGGTGTTGCCATCCGCAGCGACATGCAGATCGCGGCCCTCGCCGTGGATCTGCTCGATCGCGTTCTGGATCACGGTCAGCGTCTTGAGGCCGAGAAAATCGAACTTCACGAGGCCCGCCTGCTCGACCCATTTCATGTTGAACTGCGTCGCCGGCATGTCCGAGCGGGGGTCCTGATAGAGCGGCACCAACTCGTCCAGCGGCCTGTCCCCGATCACGACGCCCGCCGCGTGGGTGGAGGCGTTGCGCAAAAGCCCCTCGACCTGCATGCCGTATTTCAGCAGCCGGTCGACGACCTCTTCATTCCGGGCCTCCTCGCGCAGGCGGTCTTCCTGGATCAGCGCCTGCTCGATGCTGACAGGCTTGACGCCCTCGACCGGGATCATCTTGCTGAGGCGGTCCACCTGCCCGTAAGGCATCTGCAAGACGCGGCCGATATCGCGGACCGCGGCCTTGGACAAAAGCGCTCCGAAGGTGATGATCTGGCCCACCCGGTCACGCCCGTATTTCTCCTGCACGTATTGGATCACCTCCTCGCGGCGATCCATGCAGAAGTCGATGTCGAAGTCGGGCATGCTGACCCGCTCGGGATTCAGGAACCGCTCGAAAAGCAAGCTGTAGCGCAGGGGGTCGAGGTCGGTGATGGTCAGCGCATAGGCCACGAGGCTGCCCGCGCCCGAACCACGCCCCGGCCCCACCGGAATGTCGCGGTCCTTGCCCCATTTGATGAAGTCGGCAACGATCAGAAAATAGCCGGGAAAGCCCATGCCCTCGATGATGCCCAGCTCGAATTCCAGCCGCTTTTCGTATTCATCGACGCTCACCGCATGGGGGATCACGGCCAGACGCGCCGCCAGCCCCTCCTTGGCCTGCCGGCGCAGCTCGTCCACCTCGTCATCGGCGAATTTCGGCAGGATCGGATCGCGCCGATAGGCGGCAAAGGCGCAGCGGCGAGCGATTTCCACGGTGTTCTCGATCGCCTCGGGCAGATCGGCAAACAGGGTCACCATCTCCTTGGGCGTCTTGAAATTATGCTGGGGTGTCAGGCGGCGGCGCGGCGCGGACTGATCCACATAGCTGCCTTCGGCGACGCAGAGCATGGCATCATGCGCCTCGTACATCGCGGATTTCGGGAAATAGACATCATTCGTGGCCACCAGCGGCAGGTCCATCGCATAGGCCATCTCGACATGGCCGCGCTCGCTGAGGCGCTCGGCCTCGGGCAGGCCGTCCTCGCCCGGATGGCGCTGCAATTCGACATATAGTCGGTCGCCATAGATCTCGGCCAGCTGGCGCATCATCGCCTCGGCCGCGTCCCGCTGGCCCGCGCGCAAGAGGCGCCCTATGGGCCCGTCCGGCCCACCTGTAAGGCAGATCAGGCCGCCGGAATATTCCGCCAGTTCCATGCGCGTCACATGCGGCAGCGATCCGTCGCCACGCAGATAGAGGCAGGAGTTGAGCTTCATCAGATGCTCATACCCCTCCTCGTTCTGGGCCAGCAAAACGATGGGCGCCGGTGCGGCGGGCCGCTCGCCCGCGCGCTCGATCGGCGCGGCCTCGACATATTCCAGATCGATCTGACAGCCCATGATGGGCTGGACGCCCGCCCCCGCTGCCGAAACGGCGAATTCCAGCGCCGCGAACATGTTGTTCGTGTCTGTGACAGCGACGGCGGGCATGCCCGCATCCTGGCAAAGCCCCGGCAGCTTTTTCAGGCGCACGGCGCCTTCCAGCAGGGAATATTCGCTGTGAACGCGCAGGTGAATGAATCGGTGGGGGCTAGTCATGGCGCCACTCTAGGCGAGCGCGCAGCGCATCGCCAGAGGACATGGCCTGATCCGCACAACTGCCGCAAGGTCACGATGT
This portion of the Roseovarius nanhaiticus genome encodes:
- the dnaE gene encoding DNA polymerase III subunit alpha → MTSPHRFIHLRVHSEYSLLEGAVRLKKLPGLCQDAGMPAVAVTDTNNMFAALEFAVSAAGAGVQPIMGCQIDLEYVEAAPIERAGERPAAPAPIVLLAQNEEGYEHLMKLNSCLYLRGDGSLPHVTRMELAEYSGGLICLTGGPDGPIGRLLRAGQRDAAEAMMRQLAEIYGDRLYVELQRHPGEDGLPEAERLSERGHVEMAYAMDLPLVATNDVYFPKSAMYEAHDAMLCVAEGSYVDQSAPRRRLTPQHNFKTPKEMVTLFADLPEAIENTVEIARRCAFAAYRRDPILPKFADDEVDELRRQAKEGLAARLAVIPHAVSVDEYEKRLEFELGIIEGMGFPGYFLIVADFIKWGKDRDIPVGPGRGSGAGSLVAYALTITDLDPLRYSLLFERFLNPERVSMPDFDIDFCMDRREEVIQYVQEKYGRDRVGQIITFGALLSKAAVRDIGRVLQMPYGQVDRLSKMIPVEGVKPVSIEQALIQEDRLREEARNEEVVDRLLKYGMQVEGLLRNASTHAAGVVIGDRPLDELVPLYQDPRSDMPATQFNMKWVEQAGLVKFDFLGLKTLTVIQNAIEQIHGEGRDLHVAADGNTIYEPFEGAENDIGQIPLDDAKTYALYARAKTVAVFQVESSGMMDALKRMKPDCIEDIIALVALYRPGPMENIPKFCEVKNGLSERDTLHPSIDHILDETQGIIVYQEQVMQIAQEMAGYSLGGADLLRRAMGKKIQEAMDAERPKFIAGAKENGVDDAKALEVWNLLDKFANYGFNKSHAAAYAVVSYQTAWLKANHPTEFMAGVMNCDIHLTDKLSVYFEEVKKGLELNWAPPCVNRSDAQFVVRQGVLHYGLGALKNVGVEAMKLIVEGREGRPFATLYDFARRVDIKRIGKRPLEMLARSGAFDEIDRNRRRVFDAIEPLMNYSAAIHDQKNSAQVSLFGEAGEDLPEPRLQPVDDWLPAERLTEEFKAVGFYLSGHPLDDYMAALRRKQVKTLDEVMVQAARAPCVVKMAGVVAGRQERKSARGNRFAFVQLSDTTGGYEVTMFSETLEKSREHIETGAQVVVTVEATMEAEQLKLLARSVAPIDGVVADAGSLGLMIFVEEPGAIASVARVLDGAAQAARAARPGPIRFCLMADGLPGEVELSAGRDYPVTPQIKGAIKSLDGVMDVQDL